The following coding sequences are from one Nonlabens arenilitoris window:
- a CDS encoding alkaline phosphatase PhoX, with translation MKTKYLLFSASLLSLLVSCNNDDDNPTTGSQGKEIVLQAHSSTPNFLKTTSSFNNVSVYPILSSADQLPDTPNFVYGSMADGAGLMYNQQDDNFMLINNIEADYSIARITLDKTFKPVAGEYILNSDATAATAQCSGSLITPEEHGFGPLYLSGGEWGGASKGVFVTEPFKPSSSRTTPEILTAMGQWSTENAVAIGKDAYDDKTVVFIGDDHSDNSIPSGQLGMYVGDRGDLYSGKLYGLKVNTSGINFEVDMVEGQTYDAEFVELNQRNIDLLDAEAKQKGVMGFSRLEDIDWRRGSDDNQREIYFAVTGRLKADLVGKGSLYGRIYKVELNENDPTGPAKITCVLDGDKQGGKAWGFHSPDNILVTENYAYIQEDPNGYFDDAARTHYARLYQYNLNTGELKTVLECDQVAAAAAGIGTENSIWEITGMIDISETIGVDNTFLVMTQNHGWEPADGSAFTDPTAVSDVASSRKEGSMMYVISGLER, from the coding sequence ATGAAAACAAAATATTTACTCTTTTCTGCATCGTTACTTTCCCTATTAGTAAGTTGTAACAATGACGATGATAATCCGACAACTGGTTCACAAGGAAAAGAAATTGTGTTGCAAGCTCACTCTAGCACACCTAATTTTTTAAAGACCACATCCTCTTTTAATAATGTGAGCGTCTACCCTATTCTCTCCAGTGCTGATCAATTGCCAGACACTCCTAACTTTGTATACGGTTCAATGGCAGATGGTGCTGGATTAATGTACAATCAACAGGATGACAATTTTATGTTGATTAATAATATAGAAGCAGACTATTCAATAGCTCGCATCACATTAGACAAGACGTTTAAACCTGTTGCAGGAGAATATATTCTTAATTCAGATGCTACTGCTGCTACAGCACAATGTTCAGGTTCTTTAATTACACCAGAAGAGCATGGATTTGGTCCTTTATATTTATCTGGTGGTGAATGGGGTGGCGCATCAAAGGGTGTTTTTGTGACCGAACCTTTTAAGCCTAGCTCTTCTCGTACTACTCCAGAGATTCTAACAGCAATGGGACAATGGAGTACAGAAAATGCTGTCGCTATAGGTAAGGATGCTTATGATGATAAAACAGTTGTTTTTATAGGTGATGACCATTCAGATAACAGCATTCCATCAGGTCAACTTGGGATGTATGTAGGTGATCGTGGTGATTTGTATAGTGGTAAACTATATGGATTAAAAGTAAACACTAGCGGTATCAACTTTGAAGTAGATATGGTAGAAGGACAAACATATGATGCAGAATTTGTTGAACTGAATCAAAGAAATATCGATTTACTAGATGCTGAAGCTAAACAGAAAGGCGTTATGGGATTCTCTAGATTAGAAGACATCGACTGGAGAAGAGGTAGCGACGACAATCAAAGAGAAATATATTTTGCAGTTACAGGACGCCTTAAAGCAGATCTAGTAGGTAAAGGATCTCTTTATGGTAGAATTTATAAAGTAGAGCTTAATGAAAACGATCCTACAGGTCCTGCAAAAATTACTTGTGTATTAGATGGTGATAAGCAAGGCGGAAAAGCATGGGGTTTTCATAGTCCTGACAACATTTTAGTAACAGAAAACTATGCTTATATCCAAGAGGATCCTAATGGATACTTTGATGATGCTGCAAGAACACACTATGCTAGATTATATCAATACAATTTAAATACTGGCGAATTAAAAACGGTGTTAGAATGTGATCAAGTAGCTGCAGCTGCAGCAGGAATAGGTACTGAAAACAGCATCTGGGAAATCACCGGTATGATTGATATATCAGAAACTATAGGTGTGGACAATACCTTTTTAGTTATGACTCAAAATCACGGATGGGAACCTGCAGACGGTAGTGCTTTCACAGATCCAACTGCGGTATCTGATGTCGCTTCTAGCCGTAAAGAAGGTAGTATGATGTATGTGATTTCAGGATTAGAAAGATAA
- a CDS encoding cytochrome-c peroxidase — MEELKIFLNKTCIIAGLIFLMTSCKQENDYKISKPINQNQVLQDIYINDISECIEYTTQLSSTTERDSLEFYFIKARNSFKKVEPILSFHDINNYNFLNAPNILKVEEEDLTDIKINNPQSFQTLEELIFTDQLDIDSIHKTSTIIASRLELLSKNSDLSHYQPYHILWIVRKQIIRTATTGVTGFDSPVLENSLEDAVIALAKTEQILSLYSSQFKDSTLKDRWKTHFLKARSFLKSTDFNHFNRYEFITEHVDPFLKLWNSTVTEWNVEFPIELAIINEASSLFSKETLSLDYFAKTGELNLNNSKVALGKRLFNDSNLSTSKSISCATCHMEQLAFTDGISKPKGLTRNSPTLTYSAYQQGFFYDKRAGSLEGQIVSVINNSNEFHSDLKSFTKAIESDSSYVNQFKKAYATNINQQTVRKAIADYVRTLNDWDSKWDKNIRDEQNDLTASEINGFNLFNGKAKCATCHFAPVFNGTVPPDYMDTEMEHLGIPETAVITNGHIDPDLGRYDVFKTENRKYFFKTPTIRNIELTAPYMHNGVYQTLEEVVDFYNRGGGYGIGIIDQEYQTLPTEPLNLTQDEMNDIINFMKTLTDSRFID, encoded by the coding sequence ATGGAAGAACTTAAAATATTTTTAAATAAGACCTGTATCATAGCAGGTCTTATTTTTTTAATGACATCCTGTAAACAAGAAAACGATTATAAGATAAGTAAGCCTATTAATCAAAATCAAGTATTACAAGATATTTACATCAATGACATTAGTGAGTGTATAGAATATACAACACAACTATCTAGTACAACTGAAAGGGATTCACTAGAATTTTATTTCATAAAAGCGAGAAACTCCTTTAAAAAAGTTGAGCCTATATTATCGTTTCACGATATCAATAACTATAATTTTTTAAACGCTCCCAATATTCTAAAAGTAGAAGAAGAAGACCTCACAGATATTAAAATTAATAATCCGCAGAGTTTTCAAACTCTTGAAGAATTAATATTTACGGATCAACTTGATATCGACTCCATTCACAAAACCTCTACTATAATTGCATCTCGATTAGAATTATTAAGTAAAAACTCAGATTTAAGTCACTACCAGCCATACCATATTTTATGGATAGTACGTAAACAAATAATACGTACCGCTACAACTGGCGTCACTGGTTTTGACTCACCAGTTTTAGAGAATAGTCTTGAAGATGCTGTTATCGCTCTTGCGAAAACCGAACAAATACTATCTCTTTACTCTTCACAGTTTAAGGATTCAACATTAAAAGACCGCTGGAAAACTCATTTTCTAAAAGCCCGTTCTTTTTTAAAATCAACAGATTTTAATCATTTTAATAGATATGAATTTATTACTGAGCATGTCGATCCTTTTCTCAAATTATGGAATAGTACAGTTACAGAATGGAATGTAGAATTCCCTATTGAACTTGCAATAATAAATGAGGCTAGCAGTCTTTTTTCTAAGGAGACCTTATCATTAGATTATTTTGCTAAAACAGGTGAACTAAATTTAAATAATAGTAAAGTGGCCTTAGGTAAACGATTATTTAATGATTCAAATTTATCTACCAGCAAATCAATAAGCTGTGCGACATGTCATATGGAGCAATTAGCTTTTACAGATGGTATTTCAAAACCAAAAGGGCTAACTCGCAATAGCCCTACATTAACTTACAGTGCATATCAACAAGGTTTTTTTTATGATAAAAGAGCAGGTAGTCTAGAAGGTCAAATAGTATCTGTTATTAATAACAGTAATGAATTTCATTCTGATCTTAAAAGTTTTACAAAAGCCATTGAATCAGATTCTAGTTATGTAAATCAATTTAAAAAAGCTTATGCTACAAACATAAATCAACAAACCGTCAGAAAAGCTATTGCAGATTATGTGAGAACACTAAATGATTGGGATTCTAAATGGGATAAAAATATTAGAGATGAACAAAATGATTTAACCGCTTCAGAAATCAATGGATTCAATCTATTTAATGGAAAAGCAAAATGTGCCACTTGTCATTTTGCACCGGTTTTTAATGGTACCGTGCCACCAGATTATATGGATACAGAAATGGAGCATTTAGGTATTCCTGAGACAGCTGTAATTACTAATGGCCATATAGATCCTGACTTGGGAAGGTATGACGTTTTTAAAACAGAGAATAGAAAGTACTTTTTTAAAACACCAACCATACGTAATATTGAACTAACAGCTCCATATATGCATAATGGTGTGTATCAAACTTTAGAAGAGGTTGTCGATTTTTATAATCGTGGTGGTGGTTATGGAATCGGTATTATTGATCAAGAATATCAAACTCTACCTACTGAACCATTAAATCTTACACAAGATGAGATGAATGACATCATTAACTTTATGAAGACGCTCACTGATTCTAGATTTATTGACTAA
- a CDS encoding YbjQ family protein — translation MIVSTTDFIPGKEIEAILGVARGSTVRARNVGSDIFAGLKNLVGGEIDEYTKLQAHSRDQAMQRMVDDARRLGADAIINVRLTSSMVMQGASEILAYGTAVKIK, via the coding sequence ATGATAGTTTCAACAACTGATTTTATACCAGGAAAAGAAATAGAAGCCATTCTAGGAGTTGCTAGAGGCAGCACTGTTAGAGCAAGAAATGTAGGGAGCGATATTTTTGCGGGTTTAAAAAATCTAGTAGGAGGAGAAATTGATGAGTATACAAAATTACAAGCACATAGTAGAGATCAAGCCATGCAACGTATGGTAGACGATGCTAGAAGACTGGGCGCAGACGCTATTATTAACGTAAGACTTACTTCTTCAATGGTAATGCAAGGTGCAAGCGAAATCCTAGCCTACGGGACCGCGGTTAAAATAAAATAA
- the rplS gene encoding 50S ribosomal protein L19: MEHLVKFVQDEFIEKKDFPKFGAGDTITVYYEIKEGEKSRTQFFRGVVIQVRGTGATKTFTIRKMSGNIGVERIFPINLPAIQKIELNKAGAVRRKRIYYFRELTGKKARIKEARRK, translated from the coding sequence ATGGAACATTTAGTAAAATTCGTACAAGACGAATTCATTGAAAAGAAAGATTTCCCTAAGTTTGGTGCTGGTGATACAATCACTGTGTACTACGAGATTAAAGAAGGTGAAAAAAGCCGTACACAGTTTTTCCGTGGAGTTGTTATCCAGGTGAGAGGAACAGGTGCTACAAAAACTTTTACAATAAGAAAAATGAGTGGTAACATAGGTGTAGAGCGTATCTTCCCTATCAACCTTCCAGCAATTCAGAAAATTGAATTGAACAAAGCCGGAGCTGTACGTAGAAAGCGTATCTACTATTTCCGTGAACTTACTGGTAAGAAAGCACGTATCAAAGAAGCTCGTAGAAAATAG
- a CDS encoding MBL fold metallo-hydrolase — protein MKKIILSLSLIAILVSCKKETTKEVESTVQNEVTSTDSYQPDIEIMPISHATFVMKWDDKVFYIDPVGGIEAFQNMPEEDVILITDIHGDHLNIETLNGVRNKESLLIVPEAVNDKIKDDQRDAEVIHNDQSTSFDGFKVTAIPMYNLTEERLKFHEKGRGNGYVIEKNAFKVYISGDTEDIPEMRALEGINKAFVCMNLPYTMTVESAADAVLDFAPVEVYPYHYRGTDGKSDVVKFKELVNIGNSDIQVTQLEWYPN, from the coding sequence ATGAAAAAAATTATACTATCGCTCAGTCTTATTGCTATACTGGTAAGCTGTAAAAAAGAAACCACCAAAGAAGTAGAATCAACAGTGCAAAATGAGGTAACCTCTACTGATAGTTATCAACCTGACATAGAAATAATGCCGATTTCTCATGCGACATTTGTGATGAAATGGGATGATAAAGTTTTTTATATAGATCCTGTTGGTGGTATTGAAGCCTTTCAAAATATGCCTGAAGAAGATGTTATCTTAATTACAGATATACATGGAGATCACCTAAACATAGAAACCTTAAACGGCGTGCGAAATAAAGAATCTCTACTCATCGTGCCTGAGGCTGTTAATGATAAAATAAAAGATGATCAAAGAGATGCTGAGGTGATACATAATGATCAATCCACAAGTTTTGATGGTTTTAAAGTGACCGCAATACCTATGTATAACCTCACAGAAGAACGTCTTAAGTTTCATGAAAAAGGAAGAGGTAACGGATATGTAATTGAAAAAAATGCATTTAAAGTCTATATTTCTGGAGATACAGAAGATATTCCTGAAATGAGAGCGCTTGAAGGGATTAATAAAGCCTTTGTGTGTATGAATCTACCATATACTATGACTGTGGAAAGCGCAGCAGATGCTGTTCTAGACTTTGCCCCAGTTGAAGTTTATCCTTATCACTATAGAGGAACTGATGGTAAATCTGATGTGGTTAAGTTTAAAGAATTAGTAAATATTGGAAATAGTGATATTCAAGTAACACAACTAGAATGGTATCCAAATTAA
- a CDS encoding DUF2306 domain-containing protein: MYLHLVTVVPCIFLGAYLLFFRKGNALHKVLGKIYMLMMLITAIVSLFLPALVGPQFLNHFGWIHLFSLLTLYSIPTAFTAIRRGNVRKHKIKMVMLYVGAIMIAGGFTLVPGRYLHGVFFG, from the coding sequence ATGTATTTACATCTGGTCACTGTTGTACCATGTATATTTCTAGGAGCGTACTTACTTTTTTTTAGAAAAGGAAATGCTTTACACAAAGTTTTAGGGAAGATCTATATGCTTATGATGTTAATCACAGCGATTGTTTCCTTGTTTTTACCGGCGCTAGTAGGTCCTCAATTCTTAAATCACTTTGGGTGGATTCATCTATTCAGTCTGTTAACACTTTACTCTATTCCCACAGCTTTTACGGCTATACGACGAGGAAATGTGCGTAAGCATAAAATCAAAATGGTAATGCTTTACGTTGGCGCTATAATGATTGCAGGAGGCTTTACATTAGTTCCTGGTAGGTATCTGCATGGTGTGTTTTTTGGATAA
- the trmD gene encoding tRNA (guanosine(37)-N1)-methyltransferase TrmD: MRIDIVTVLPELIKSPFEASILKRAIEKGLVEVHMHDLRKYGLNKYNQVDDYQYGGGAGMVMMIEPLDKIITDLKSEREYDEIIYMTPDGETLNQGIANHISLKENLMIICGHYKGIDQRVRDMFITKEISIGDYVLSGGELGAAVLCDSIIRLIPGVISDETSALTDSFQDGLLAPPVYTRPAEYKGHKVPEILLSGNLPAIDQWREDQAIQRTKDRRPDLLSDL, from the coding sequence GTGCGCATAGATATCGTTACCGTTTTACCAGAATTAATTAAAAGTCCATTTGAAGCTTCTATTCTTAAAAGAGCTATTGAAAAAGGACTTGTAGAAGTGCATATGCACGATTTAAGAAAGTATGGTCTCAATAAATACAATCAGGTTGATGATTACCAATATGGTGGTGGCGCAGGTATGGTGATGATGATTGAGCCATTAGATAAAATAATTACAGATTTAAAAAGTGAACGTGAATATGATGAAATTATATACATGACACCTGATGGTGAAACTCTTAATCAAGGAATAGCAAATCACATATCACTTAAAGAAAATTTGATGATCATTTGCGGTCATTATAAAGGTATAGACCAGAGAGTGCGAGATATGTTTATCACTAAGGAGATTTCAATAGGTGATTATGTATTAAGTGGAGGCGAATTAGGTGCTGCAGTTTTATGTGATTCTATCATCAGATTAATTCCTGGCGTGATTAGTGATGAGACTAGTGCATTAACAGATAGTTTTCAAGATGGCCTTCTTGCTCCACCAGTATACACACGACCGGCAGAATATAAAGGCCATAAAGTTCCTGAAATTTTATTGAGTGGAAATTTACCAGCTATAGATCAATGGAGAGAAGACCAAGCTATACAACGCACCAAGGATAGACGACCAGATCTTTTAAGCGATCTTTAA
- a CDS encoding NADP-dependent isocitrate dehydrogenase has protein sequence MSKTPTIIYTKTDEAPALATASFLPIVKKFIAPAGINIETKDISLAARILAVFSDRLDTNQQEENALAELGELVKNPEANVIKLPNISASVPQLNDAIEELQAKGYNLPDYPEDPQTDEEKDYKQRYDKIKGSAVNPVLREGNSDRRAPKPVKMYARNNPHSMGAWSKDSKSHVATMDHGDFAHNEKSFTATKDTSVTIQLIDKADRTHILKKDLALLKGEILDATYMSKTALLEFLEEQIDDALEKDVLFSLHMKATMMKVSDPIIFGHAVEVFFKPLFEKYSTVFNKLGVDVNNGFGDLLSKLHELPELEREEIQDEIRNVLEYRPSLAMVNSDHGITNLHVPSDVIIDASMPAMIRNSGQMWNKDGESQDTKAVIPDSSYAGIYAATIDFCKENGAFDPKTMGTVPNVGLMAQKAEEYGSHDKTFEIAYGGTVQVVDADGTVYLEHEVEAGDIWRACQTKDAPIQDWVKLAVTRARASQTPAIFWLDKNRAHDAQIIEKVNLYLKDHDTTGLDITIASPVEATERTLRRMKDGKDTISVTGNVLRDYNTDLFPILEVGTSAKMLSIVPLMNGGGLFETGAGGSAPKHVQQFEQENHLRWDSLGEFLALAVSLEHFAVKYDNKKAQVIADALDAATEKFLLNRKSPSRKVNELDNRGSHYYLALYWAQELAAQSTDAELAAEFATIATSLSDNEAKINEELIAVQGQPMDIGGYYKADPVKEEKAMRPSATLNSIIG, from the coding sequence ATGTCCAAGACTCCTACTATAATTTACACTAAAACTGATGAGGCACCAGCACTTGCTACCGCTTCCTTTTTACCTATTGTAAAAAAATTCATTGCACCCGCTGGAATTAACATAGAGACTAAGGACATTTCTCTAGCTGCACGTATTCTAGCAGTTTTTTCAGATCGATTAGATACTAATCAACAAGAAGAAAATGCTCTTGCAGAATTAGGAGAATTAGTTAAAAACCCAGAGGCAAACGTTATCAAATTACCTAACATAAGCGCCTCAGTGCCACAACTTAATGATGCTATTGAAGAGTTGCAGGCAAAAGGTTATAACTTACCTGATTATCCAGAGGATCCTCAAACCGATGAGGAAAAGGATTACAAACAACGTTATGATAAAATAAAAGGTAGTGCTGTTAATCCAGTTTTAAGAGAAGGAAACTCTGATCGTAGAGCTCCTAAACCTGTTAAAATGTATGCACGCAATAATCCACATAGCATGGGTGCATGGAGTAAAGATTCAAAATCGCATGTAGCCACAATGGATCATGGTGACTTTGCTCATAACGAGAAAAGTTTTACTGCTACTAAAGACACTTCAGTAACTATTCAACTTATTGATAAAGCTGATAGAACTCATATACTTAAAAAAGACCTTGCCTTATTAAAAGGTGAAATCCTAGATGCAACTTACATGAGTAAGACAGCATTACTAGAATTTTTAGAAGAGCAAATTGATGATGCTTTAGAGAAAGATGTATTATTCTCTTTACACATGAAGGCGACAATGATGAAAGTTTCTGACCCAATTATTTTCGGGCATGCCGTAGAAGTATTCTTCAAACCTCTTTTTGAAAAGTATTCTACAGTTTTCAATAAACTAGGTGTTGATGTAAATAATGGTTTTGGTGATTTACTAAGTAAATTACATGAGTTACCAGAATTAGAAAGAGAAGAGATCCAAGATGAAATACGCAACGTATTAGAATACAGACCATCACTAGCAATGGTGAATAGTGATCATGGCATTACTAATTTACATGTACCTAGTGATGTGATTATCGATGCCTCTATGCCAGCTATGATTAGAAATTCTGGCCAGATGTGGAATAAAGATGGAGAATCTCAAGACACTAAAGCTGTAATACCTGATAGCTCTTATGCAGGAATATATGCTGCTACAATAGATTTCTGTAAGGAAAATGGTGCATTTGATCCTAAAACAATGGGAACCGTCCCAAATGTAGGTCTTATGGCTCAAAAGGCTGAAGAATATGGGTCACACGATAAAACTTTTGAAATTGCATATGGTGGAACAGTTCAGGTTGTCGATGCAGATGGAACTGTTTATCTAGAACATGAAGTGGAAGCTGGAGATATATGGAGAGCCTGTCAGACTAAAGATGCTCCTATCCAGGATTGGGTAAAACTAGCTGTAACTCGTGCACGAGCTAGTCAGACACCAGCTATTTTCTGGCTAGATAAAAATCGCGCTCATGACGCACAGATCATAGAAAAAGTAAATCTTTATCTAAAAGATCATGACACTACCGGATTAGATATCACTATCGCATCACCAGTAGAAGCGACAGAACGCACCCTACGTCGCATGAAAGATGGAAAAGACACTATATCTGTTACAGGTAATGTATTGCGTGATTATAATACTGACCTCTTCCCTATTCTAGAAGTAGGAACTAGTGCTAAAATGTTATCAATCGTTCCTTTAATGAATGGCGGCGGATTATTTGAAACTGGCGCAGGTGGATCTGCCCCAAAGCACGTTCAACAATTTGAACAAGAAAATCACTTAAGATGGGATTCTTTAGGAGAGTTTCTTGCCCTTGCGGTATCTCTTGAGCATTTTGCTGTAAAGTATGATAATAAAAAAGCCCAAGTTATCGCAGATGCCCTAGACGCTGCTACTGAGAAATTCTTATTAAATCGCAAATCTCCATCACGTAAGGTGAATGAATTGGATAACCGTGGTTCTCATTACTATCTAGCATTATACTGGGCACAAGAGCTTGCTGCACAATCTACTGATGCCGAATTAGCTGCTGAGTTTGCTACAATAGCAACTTCACTTTCAGATAATGAAGCTAAAATTAATGAGGAATTAATAGCTGTTCAAGGTCAACCTATGGATATAGGTGGATATTATAAGGCAGATCCTGTAAAGGAAGAAAAGGCGATGCGCCCTAGCGCAACTTTAAATTCTATAATAGGATAA
- a CDS encoding T9SS type A sorting domain-containing protein has protein sequence MKQFLLFLLLIIFTSPALTAATPVEDIVVSNTFNIDIEDEFTLLTNPIKNGVLKLRVNRTSTKSVGITIINSLGEQVYNAKSGLNKSVIDFDVSKLAAGIYFLRIQSDTYSTVKKLIIQ, from the coding sequence ATGAAACAATTTTTACTTTTTTTACTTTTAATAATCTTTACTAGTCCTGCTTTAACAGCAGCGACTCCGGTAGAAGATATTGTTGTTTCAAATACATTTAATATTGATATTGAAGATGAGTTTACACTTTTAACTAACCCGATTAAAAATGGCGTTCTTAAATTAAGAGTAAATCGCACTAGCACTAAAAGTGTAGGTATAACAATCATTAATTCTTTAGGAGAGCAAGTTTACAATGCAAAGAGTGGCTTGAATAAATCTGTTATTGATTTTGATGTATCTAAGCTAGCAGCCGGTATCTATTTCTTACGCATACAAAGTGATACTTATAGCACTGTAAAGAAACTTATCATTCAATAA
- a CDS encoding BamA/TamA family outer membrane protein — MRTQLTTLFLILFISPYALSQVVTEIIIQDNKRTKTGYITSLIDLKVGQSLDSLTLKSDVLRLKREAGIAHAYYQVHQTDQGYKIVYGVEENFTIIPSFNFYTTNDDEIAYRLGLAEFNALGRGISIGGHYLRDIYDSYGAGIRAPYLFNKHIGVAVNYQNLTTEEPVFFNEGTALYRYNNNSIELSGLYQFNLKNRVELGFSLFTEKYEYKSGTISNQAPLNLDVDKHLVKFIYEYNGIDFYYQYSEGFRNMFNAQYVESTNRALPSFLIVRNDLTYFKRIKKRGNWATRLTLGLATNDESPFAPFAVDNNLNVRGVGNLIDRGTGSVVINTEYRHSIIDKEWFVLQGNAFIDAGTWRNPGGSFSDFTNSDNVRVYPGLGVRFMHKRIFNAILRIDYGVGITPGSTHGFVFGIGQYF, encoded by the coding sequence ATGAGAACGCAACTAACCACCTTATTTTTAATTCTTTTCATATCGCCGTATGCCTTGTCACAGGTAGTCACAGAGATTATTATACAAGATAATAAAAGGACTAAAACAGGTTATATAACCTCTCTCATTGACCTTAAGGTAGGGCAATCATTAGATAGTCTGACACTTAAAAGTGATGTTTTGCGTCTAAAACGAGAAGCGGGAATTGCCCATGCATATTATCAAGTTCATCAAACTGACCAAGGTTATAAAATTGTCTATGGTGTTGAAGAAAACTTTACCATCATTCCTTCTTTCAATTTTTATACTACTAATGACGATGAGATAGCTTATCGTCTTGGTCTCGCAGAATTTAATGCCTTAGGTCGAGGTATTTCTATAGGAGGACATTACTTAAGAGATATCTATGATTCTTATGGTGCCGGTATACGGGCGCCTTATCTATTCAATAAACATATAGGTGTCGCTGTTAACTATCAAAATCTAACTACAGAAGAACCCGTATTTTTTAATGAAGGCACGGCTCTTTATAGGTATAATAACAACTCTATTGAATTGTCTGGACTTTACCAGTTCAATCTTAAAAATAGAGTAGAATTAGGTTTTAGTTTATTTACAGAAAAATATGAATATAAATCAGGTACCATTAGTAATCAAGCGCCATTAAACCTTGATGTCGATAAACATTTAGTAAAGTTTATCTATGAATACAATGGGATCGATTTCTACTATCAGTATAGTGAAGGTTTTAGAAATATGTTCAATGCTCAATATGTAGAAAGTACTAATAGGGCACTACCCAGTTTTTTAATCGTCAGAAATGATTTAACTTATTTTAAAAGAATAAAAAAACGAGGGAACTGGGCTACAAGATTAACATTAGGTCTAGCAACAAATGATGAGTCTCCATTTGCACCATTTGCTGTTGATAATAATTTAAATGTACGTGGAGTAGGAAATTTAATAGATCGTGGTACAGGATCTGTAGTCATCAACACAGAGTACAGACACAGTATCATCGATAAGGAATGGTTTGTACTGCAGGGAAATGCGTTTATAGATGCCGGTACGTGGCGCAATCCTGGCGGTTCATTTTCTGACTTTACTAATTCAGATAATGTACGAGTTTATCCAGGATTAGGAGTGCGTTTCATGCATAAACGTATTTTTAATGCGATATTACGTATTGATTATGGAGTAGGTATTACACCTGGTTCTACACATGGATTCGTTTTTGGAATAGGTCAATATTTTTAA
- a CDS encoding DUF547 domain-containing protein: MKTILSILIMISLSTTASGIGNDQFYKEANVFLQTHVKNGLVDYDAIAKEPTQLNKLIDMIINAQVDSSNSQDYQAFYINAYNLYVIKGIVDDKLSSPLDKKGFFDSIKRKVAGESLTLNDIENKKLRATFHDARFHFVLVCGALGCPPLINQVYSPVTLEKQLEQQTIKALNNNEFIQVKKNRVAVSQIFEWYQEDFIASGKSILEFISKYRKQALPENAKLSFYTYNWKVNKQ; encoded by the coding sequence ATGAAAACAATACTTTCTATTTTAATAATGATAAGTCTATCAACTACTGCTAGTGGTATAGGGAATGATCAATTCTATAAAGAAGCTAATGTCTTTTTACAAACCCATGTAAAAAATGGTTTAGTAGATTATGACGCTATTGCAAAAGAACCTACTCAATTAAATAAATTAATTGACATGATTATAAACGCACAAGTCGATTCATCAAACTCTCAAGATTATCAAGCCTTTTATATCAATGCATATAATTTATATGTTATCAAAGGTATTGTAGATGATAAATTATCGTCTCCATTAGATAAAAAAGGTTTTTTTGATTCAATAAAGCGAAAAGTAGCTGGAGAGTCACTGACTTTAAATGATATTGAAAATAAAAAACTTAGAGCCACATTTCATGATGCTCGATTTCATTTTGTTTTAGTATGTGGTGCGTTAGGTTGTCCACCTTTAATCAATCAAGTATATAGTCCAGTAACATTAGAAAAGCAACTAGAGCAACAAACTATTAAGGCTTTAAATAATAATGAATTTATACAAGTCAAGAAAAATAGAGTAGCAGTATCACAAATCTTTGAATGGTATCAAGAAGACTTTATAGCTTCAGGAAAAAGCATACTAGAATTCATATCAAAATATAGAAAGCAAGCTCTTCCAGAAAATGCCAAACTGTCTTTTTATACCTATAACTGGAAAGTAAATAAACAATAA